A genomic region of Pirellulales bacterium contains the following coding sequences:
- a CDS encoding response regulator has protein sequence MPPPSPRILVVDDEVDTCANLSDILSDLGYQVDVAYDGPSALELVQQYTYDVALLDLKMPGMDGLELYRRIKKLQSGTVAIVVTAYASSHTASDALAAGAWQILSKPVDLSKLLGLVDEALEQPVVLIVDDDHDLCESLWDLLRERGYRVCLAHAPPDAAERLQRRAHHVVLIDMKLPQGSGAEVFRLVRQANPQARTVLITGLRSEMEQLVEQTLFEGADAACYKPFDMPVLLETLEKLAKHE, from the coding sequence ATGCCCCCTCCATCCCCGCGCATCTTGGTCGTTGACGATGAAGTCGACACCTGCGCCAATTTGTCCGATATTCTCAGCGATCTGGGTTACCAGGTCGATGTGGCCTACGACGGCCCCAGCGCGCTGGAACTGGTCCAGCAATACACCTACGACGTGGCACTGCTCGACCTGAAGATGCCCGGCATGGACGGGCTGGAGTTGTATCGCCGCATCAAAAAACTCCAGTCGGGCACGGTGGCCATCGTCGTCACCGCCTACGCCAGCAGCCACACGGCCAGCGACGCGCTCGCCGCCGGCGCCTGGCAGATTCTCTCCAAGCCCGTCGATCTGTCGAAACTGCTGGGGCTGGTCGACGAGGCGCTGGAACAGCCGGTCGTGCTGATCGTCGACGACGACCACGATCTTTGCGAATCGCTGTGGGACCTGTTGCGGGAGCGAGGTTATCGCGTTTGTCTGGCCCACGCCCCCCCGGACGCCGCCGAGCGTCTGCAGCGACGCGCGCATCACGTGGTGCTGATCGACATGAAGTTGCCGCAAGGCAGCGGGGCCGAAGTTTTCCGTCTGGTGCGGCAGGCGAACCCGCAGGCCCGCACGGTGCTCATCACCGGCCTGCGCAGCGAGATGGAGCAACTCGTCGAACAAACGCTTTTTGAGGGCGCCGACGCCGCCTGCTACAAGCCGTTCGACATGCCCGTGTTGTTGGAAACCTTGGAAAAACTGGCCAAGCATGAATGA
- a CDS encoding ATP-binding protein — protein MNDRAPMTVLVVEDDEDTRANLCDILEQDGYRVDAVGTMREALARRAWSEVVMVILDRRLPDGSAEELLPKLKRLAPDADVIVATGCADLEGAITALRNGAADYIIKPIDPVALRAGLERAAERRRLIQAKARSEAAFRTLVEAAPTLTVILRTDGAILYVNPFAERLAGYSEAEVLGHDFATVFGDSAGRRKLIQRMLAARPQSPPARGFEDTLLDDNRVRGLLVSESPPARGFEDTLRCKNGLRRSIVWNAETLADFDGQPAILAIGHDVTELNEAQRKALQAERLAAIGQMMTGLTHESRNALQRSKACLEMLALEVEDRPAALDLVRRIEKAQEHLQHLYEEVRTYAAPINLKRDVCDLRTLWRETWSHLAQIGHGKNVEFVEEIDCGDMHCRVDPFAIDQVFRNILENAVSAVPDEGQISVACTAADLDGRPAVRIAFRDDGPGLTAEQRKRIFEPFYTTKTKGTGLGMAIAKRIVQSHGGLIEAVEQPGPGAEIVVTLPRDME, from the coding sequence ATGAATGACCGCGCACCGATGACGGTCTTGGTCGTCGAAGACGACGAAGACACGCGTGCCAATCTTTGCGATATCCTCGAGCAGGACGGCTACCGGGTCGATGCCGTGGGGACGATGCGCGAGGCGCTCGCGCGGCGCGCCTGGTCGGAGGTGGTGATGGTGATTCTCGACCGCCGTTTGCCCGACGGCAGCGCCGAAGAGTTGCTGCCCAAGCTCAAGCGGCTGGCGCCCGACGCCGACGTGATCGTGGCCACGGGCTGCGCCGATCTGGAGGGGGCCATCACGGCGCTGCGCAACGGCGCGGCCGATTACATCATCAAGCCGATCGACCCGGTGGCGTTGCGGGCGGGCCTGGAGCGGGCCGCCGAGCGACGGCGATTGATACAGGCCAAGGCCCGCAGCGAAGCCGCCTTTCGCACGCTGGTCGAAGCGGCCCCCACACTCACGGTCATTCTGCGGACCGACGGCGCCATCTTGTACGTGAATCCCTTTGCGGAGCGTCTTGCCGGCTATTCGGAGGCCGAAGTCTTGGGACACGATTTCGCCACCGTCTTTGGCGACAGTGCCGGCCGCCGCAAGCTCATCCAACGGATGCTCGCCGCCCGTCCCCAGTCGCCGCCCGCCCGAGGTTTCGAAGATACGCTGCTCGACGACAACCGCGTCCGCGGCCTGCTGGTCAGCGAGTCGCCGCCCGCCCGAGGTTTCGAAGATACGCTGCGGTGCAAAAACGGCCTGCGGCGCTCGATTGTCTGGAACGCGGAGACGCTGGCCGACTTCGACGGGCAACCCGCCATTCTGGCCATCGGCCACGACGTGACCGAGCTCAACGAGGCGCAGCGAAAAGCGCTGCAGGCGGAGCGGTTGGCGGCCATCGGCCAAATGATGACCGGCCTGACGCACGAGAGCCGCAACGCCTTGCAGCGCAGCAAGGCCTGTTTGGAAATGCTGGCCTTGGAAGTGGAAGACCGGCCCGCGGCGCTCGACTTGGTCCGCCGCATCGAGAAGGCCCAGGAGCACCTGCAGCACCTCTATGAAGAGGTGCGCACCTATGCTGCCCCCATCAATCTGAAGCGCGACGTGTGCGATCTGCGTACACTGTGGCGCGAAACATGGTCGCATCTCGCACAGATCGGCCACGGTAAAAATGTGGAGTTTGTCGAAGAAATCGACTGTGGCGACATGCACTGCCGCGTCGACCCCTTCGCCATCGACCAGGTGTTTCGGAACATTTTGGAAAACGCCGTCAGCGCAGTCCCGGACGAGGGCCAAATCAGCGTGGCCTGCACGGCGGCCGATCTCGACGGCCGGCCCGCCGTGCGGATCGCCTTTCGCGATGACGGACCGGGACTGACCGCGGAGCAGCGGAAGCGAATTTTTGAGCCGTTTTACACCACCAAGACGAAAGGCACGGGTCTTGGCATGGCGATTGCCAAGAGAATCGTCCAGTCGCACGGCGGCCTGATCGAAGCGGTCGAGCAGCCCGGCCCCGGCGCGGAGATTGTCGTCACCTTGCCCCGAGATATGGAATGA
- a CDS encoding response regulator, whose amino-acid sequence MNEPLRIAVADDEADMRDWFERMLPTLGHQVVSVAENGVELVEHCRALKPDLVISDIKMPDMDGIDASQAICADRPLPIILVSAYHDAELIKRAEADHVLAYLVKPIGKAALEPAIALAMRRFTELMELRKEAADLRQALADRRIIEQAKGVLMKVTNIDERSAFRRLQELASDKNQKLIDAAQAVLALEKALRPANGK is encoded by the coding sequence ATGAATGAGCCCTTGCGGATTGCCGTGGCCGATGATGAAGCCGACATGCGCGACTGGTTCGAGCGCATGCTGCCGACCTTGGGCCACCAGGTGGTGTCGGTGGCGGAAAACGGCGTCGAACTCGTGGAGCATTGCCGCGCTCTCAAGCCCGACCTGGTGATCAGCGACATCAAGATGCCCGACATGGACGGCATCGACGCGTCCCAGGCGATTTGTGCCGACCGTCCGCTGCCGATCATCCTGGTTTCGGCCTATCACGACGCGGAACTGATAAAACGGGCGGAAGCCGATCACGTGCTGGCCTATCTGGTCAAGCCGATCGGCAAGGCCGCGTTGGAGCCGGCCATCGCTTTGGCCATGCGCCGGTTCACCGAACTTATGGAGTTGCGTAAAGAAGCGGCCGACTTGCGCCAGGCATTGGCCGACCGCCGCATCATCGAGCAGGCCAAGGGCGTGTTGATGAAGGTCACCAACATCGACGAGCGCAGTGCTTTCCGCCGTTTGCAGGAGTTGGCGTCCGACAAGAACCAGAAGCTGATTGACGCGGCCCAAGCGGTGTTGGCGCTTGAAAAGGCCCTTCGGCCGGCCAACGGCAAGTGA
- a CDS encoding protoglobin domain-containing protein — protein sequence MPWNKIYQLYQELQRYVGWTEDDARRVAAVAGLVEPHVVGLIDDFYEEIDRHPEARKVITGGAEQVARLKQTLHAWLRDLVAGRYDKDYVSRRWRVGLRHVEIGLSQVYTNAALSRLRRGLVDILDQTWTGEMTDLLAARRSLNMLLDLDLAIIEDAYQTEFSQRQQRSDRLAAIGQVAGGVAHELRNPLNVVKTSIYYLLNTRAPAPEKVKQHLERIDRQIGLADRVISALSDFARLPVPELQPVLLRDCIQEVLELNPLPEEITVTVDLPASLPRVLGDSRQLQIVFSNLIRNARDAMLPQGGSLTISAQPLEGEVAATVADSGAGIAKENLERIMEPLYSTKARGIGLGLAITRSIIDKHGGKLNVTSELGVGSRFTVRLPAAG from the coding sequence ACTGCAGCGGTACGTCGGCTGGACCGAAGACGACGCGCGGCGCGTGGCGGCCGTCGCCGGTCTGGTCGAGCCGCACGTCGTCGGCCTGATCGACGACTTTTATGAAGAGATCGACCGCCATCCGGAAGCCCGCAAAGTCATCACCGGCGGCGCCGAGCAGGTCGCCCGGCTGAAGCAGACGCTGCACGCCTGGTTGCGCGACCTGGTGGCCGGCCGTTACGACAAAGACTACGTCTCGCGGCGCTGGCGCGTGGGCCTGCGGCATGTCGAAATCGGCCTGTCGCAGGTCTACACCAACGCCGCGCTGTCGCGGCTGCGGCGAGGTCTGGTAGACATCTTGGACCAGACTTGGACCGGCGAGATGACCGACTTGCTGGCCGCCCGCCGCTCGCTGAACATGCTCTTGGATCTCGACCTGGCGATCATCGAAGACGCCTATCAGACCGAGTTCAGCCAGCGGCAGCAGCGGAGCGACCGGCTGGCGGCCATCGGGCAGGTGGCCGGCGGTGTGGCCCACGAGCTGCGCAACCCTTTGAACGTGGTCAAGACGTCGATCTATTATCTCTTGAACACGCGCGCCCCCGCGCCTGAAAAGGTGAAGCAGCACTTGGAACGGATCGACCGCCAAATCGGCCTCGCCGACCGCGTGATCAGCGCGCTGTCCGACTTCGCTCGGCTGCCTGTGCCCGAGCTACAGCCGGTTCTGCTGCGAGATTGCATCCAAGAAGTGCTGGAGCTGAACCCGCTGCCCGAAGAGATTACCGTGACCGTCGATCTGCCGGCTTCGTTGCCGCGAGTGCTGGGCGATTCACGGCAGTTGCAAATCGTATTCAGCAACTTGATACGCAATGCCCGCGACGCCATGCTGCCTCAGGGCGGCTCGCTGACGATCTCCGCGCAACCGCTCGAGGGCGAGGTGGCCGCGACCGTGGCCGACAGCGGTGCGGGCATCGCGAAGGAGAACCTGGAGCGGATCATGGAGCCGCTCTATTCGACCAAGGCACGCGGCATCGGCCTGGGGCTGGCCATCACGCGATCGATTATTGACAAGCACGGCGGCAAGCTGAACGTGACCAGCGAACTCGGCGTCGGCAGCCGCTTTACCGTGCGTTTGCCCGCCGCCGGATAG